One Hippoglossus hippoglossus isolate fHipHip1 chromosome 13, fHipHip1.pri, whole genome shotgun sequence genomic window carries:
- the tubd1 gene encoding tubulin delta chain has product MSVVTVQLGQCGNQVAHELFDTVCSDAQDGQRKTYCTASTERFFHRSSHGDLVARAVLIDMEPKVINHCMNEAAHSGRWRYGDTSHFSQKQGSGNNWANGYCVHGPRHKEVVEELVRREVERCDRLAGLMAMMSVAGGTGSGVGTFVTQGLRDIYPKSFILNHLTWPYETGEVIVQNYNSMLTLAHLYQLSDAILVHENDTVHRICSQLLNIKHISFSDINKLIAHQLGSVLQPALTADSHGGYSRNPLGEMVSALACHPEYKLLSVCTIPQMPSASIAYSTFSWPALLKHLRQMLISDSKMEEGIDWQARPPAASERSRSLTGANTSLANLLILRGKDVYSAETGGFEDPGLYTPWLSSGEALNLWKSPVPFNKYEKSATVVSNSRALLRPLDHMVRKAWNMFASRAYIHQYVKFGISEDDFLDSFTSLEQVISSYSQLC; this is encoded by the exons ATGTCGGTGGTGACGGTGCAGCTGGGTCAGTGCGGGAACCAGGTGGCTCACGAGCTGTTCGACACCGTGTGCAGTGACGCTCAGGACGGACAGAGGAAGACATACTGCACCGCCAGCACGGAGCGATTCTTCCACCGCAGCTCACACGGGG ATCTTGTGGCCAGGGCGGTGCTGATAGACATGGAGCCTAAAGTGATAAACCACTGTATGAACGAGGCTGCGCATTCTGGCAGGTGGAGGTATGGAGACACGTCACACTTCAGCCAGAAGCAGGGCTCTGGAAACAACTGGGCTAATGG GTATTGTGTCCACGGCCCTCGTCACaaagaggtggtggaggagctggtgaggCGGGAGGTGGAGCGCTGTGACAGACTGGCTGGCCTCATGGCCATGATGAGCGTGGCGGGGGGAACAGGGTCCGGGGTTGGTACCTTCGTCACTCAGGGTCTCCGAGACATCTACCCAAAGTCCTTCATCCTCAATCACCTGACCTGGCCCTACGAGACTGGAGAG GTAATTGTCCAGAACTATAACTCAATGCTGACGCTGGCTCATCTCTACCAGCTGTCAGACGCCATCCTGGTGCACGAGAACGACACAGTGCACAGGATCTGCAGCCAGCTGCTCAACATCAAACACATCTCCTTCAGTGACATCAACAAGCTCATCGCTCACCAGCTGGGCAGCGTGCTGCAGCCGGCGCTCACTGCTGACTCCCACGGAGGCTACAGCAGAAATCCTCTgg GTGAGATGGTGAGCGCCCTGGCCTGCCACCCGGAGTACAAGCTGCTCAGTGTGTGCACCATCCCCCAGATGCCCAGTGCCTCCATCGCTTACAGCACGTTCAGCTGGCCGGCGCTGCTCAAACACCTGCGACAGATGCTCATCTCCGACAGCAAGATGGAGGAAG GTATCGACTGGCAGGCGCGTCCGCCTGCAGCCTCCGAGCGGAGCAGGAGTCTCACAGGAGCCAACACGTCTCTGGCCAACCTGCTCATCCTGAGGGGGAAAGACGTCTACAGTGCAGAGACTG GAGGCTTTGAGGACCCTGGTCTGTACACCCCCTGGCTGTCTTCAGGAGAAGCTTTAAACTTGTGGAAATCACCGGTGCCTTTTAACAAATATGAGAAATCTGCCACGGTGGTCAGTAACAGTCGGGCTCTGCTCAGACCTCTGGATCACATGGTGAGAAAAGCCTGGAACATGTTCGCCTCCAG AGCCTATATCCATCAGTACGTTAAATTTGGGATCTCAGAGGACGATTTTCTCGACAGTTTTACATCCCTAGAGCAGGTCATCTCCAGCTACAGTCAACTGTGTTAG